One Rosa chinensis cultivar Old Blush chromosome 5, RchiOBHm-V2, whole genome shotgun sequence genomic region harbors:
- the LOC112202737 gene encoding receptor-like protein EIX2, with protein MCLKLFYPLVVLLLHMSHLGFVSGLRRGATNIRCIEKERQALLAVKQGLVGNHSLSSWGSNASTDCCKWEGVNCSNQTGHVTQLDLSYIGQVLPLPGKISPELFELQHLEYLNLSFNDFGHNQIPKSIGSLSNLKFLDLYDSNFGGEVPYQLGNLTQLQFLDLGGLNYFTNPKNLNWLPHLSSLTSLNLDSMNLSNVLDWPKVVDKLPKLQSLELWYCDLPIPILSSLSHINTSKSLSSVDLSANHLTFSIFHWLSTYNTSLVSVDLSENNLSGSIPDVFGNLTSLLHLSLAANSIEGQLPKAIGQLCSLQSLDLSHNNLSGSIPDVFGNLSSLLDLYLGFNSIEGQLPKTIGRLCSLQSLDLSHNNLSGSIPDVFGNLSSLLHLRLDVNSIEGQLPKTVGRLCSLQSLDVSHNNLSGSIPDVFGNLSSLLDLFLGFNSIEGQLPKTVGRLCSLQLLDLSHNNLSGSIPDVFGNLSSLLDLYLGFNSIEGQLPKTIGRLCSLQSFDLSRNNHSGEFSEFINQVLFGCAGNSLTSLYLSGNQLTGRIPERIGSLSNLEDLNVSMNSLTGVITEAHFSNLSKLQKLDLSSNSLTLNIRSDWLPPFQLVRISLMSCKMGPYFPKWLRTSLRSFNELDLSDAGISDIIPSWFQDNSMKVSQSLVLNLSSNQLKGPIHSLPSGLVYVDLSSNKLSGRISFLCTSKDRNLKFLDLSNNSFSGELPNCWKHLENLIILDLSNNAFSGKFPISIGSLASLETLKLSKNNFAGELPSSLKNCTNLQFFDIGENRITGMIPEGMGISFSKLAILILRSNQFSGSLPLELCHLKDIQLLDLSRNCFSGTIPQCLNNLTTLAQKGSSSLSIMHSVFATISYVHYEDDASLIWKGRMYVYKSTLGLVKSIDFSSNRLDGEIPRQITDLIGLVSLNLSRNYLTGQLPPQIGKLQSLDFLDLSRNHIYGRIPTSLSQIYGLGVLDLSNNNLSGKIPIGTQLQSFDPSTYAENPQLCGLPLQKTCPTGETWSKQVPKEEKDELISFGFYVSMGLGFVVGFWGVCGSLIFNRSWRYTYFGFLNVLRDWLYVRAMLIRRQRML; from the coding sequence ATGTGCCTCAAACTCTTTTATCCACTTGTGGTGCTTTTGCTGCACATGAGCCACCTTGGATTTGTTTCCGGACTACGGCGTGGGGCTACTAATATCAGGTGCATAGAGAAGGAAAGGCAGGCTCTCCTTGCGGTAAAACAAGGTCTCGTGGGCAATCATTCACTTTCTTCATGGGGAAGCAACGCGTCAACAGATTGTTGCAAATGGGAAGGAGTCAATTGTAGCAACCAAACTGGTCATGTTACTCAACTTGATCTTTCTTACATAGGGCAAGTCTTACCTCTGCCAGGTAAGATTAGTCCTGAACTTTTTGAGTTGCAGCATTTGGAATATTTGAACCTCAGTTTCAACGACTTCGGTcataaccaaattccaaaatctATTGGTTCTCTAAGCAATTTAAAATTTCTCGACCTCTATGACTCTAATTTTGGTGGTGAAGTACCATATCAGCTTGGAAACCTTACACAGTTGCAATTTCTTGATCTTGGAGGGCTCAATTACTTTACTAATCCGAAAAACCTCAATTGGCTCCCTCATCTTTCTTCTTTAACATCCCTGAACTTAGATTCGATGAATCTCAGTAATGTTTTAGATTGGCCAAAAGTAGTTGATAAGCTCCCTAAACTACAATCGTTGGAATTATGGTACTGTGATCTTCCTATTCCAATTCTTTCATCTCTTTCTCATATAAACACTTCTAAATCTCTTTCTTCAGTTGATCTCTCTGCCAACCATCTCACCTTTTCAATATTCCATTGGTTGTCAACCTACAATACAAGCCTTGTTTCCGTTGACCTTTCTGAAAACAACTTAAGTGGTTCAATTCCTGATGTTTTCGGCAACCTGACTTCTCTCCTGCATCTAAGTCTTGCTGCTAACTCAATAGAAGGACAACTCCCAAAAGCCATTGGCCAGTTATGCAGTTTGCAATCATTGGACCTTTCTCACAACAACTTAAGTGGTTCAATTCCTGATGTTTTCGGCAACCTGAGTTCTCTCCTGGATCTATATCTTGGTTTTAACTCAATAGAAGGACAACTCCCAAAAACAATTGGCCGGTTATGCAGTTTGCAATCATTGGACCTTTCTCACAACAACTTAAGTGGTTCAATTCCTGATGTTTTCGGCAACTTGAGTTCTCTCCTGCATCTGCGTCTTGATGTTAACTCAATAGAAGGACAACTCCCAAAAACAGTTGGCCGGTTATGCAGTTTGCAATCATTGGACGTTTCTCACAACAACTTAAGTGGTTCAATTCCTGATGTTTTCGGCAACCTGAGTTCTCTCCTGGATCTATTTCTTGGTTTTAACTCAATAGAAGGACAACTCCCAAAAACAGTTGGCCGGTTATGCAGTTTGCAATTATTGGACCTTTCTCACAACAACTTAAGTGGTTCAATTCCTGATGTTTTCGGCAACCTGAGTTCTCTCCTGGATCTATATCTTGGTTTTAACTCAATAGAAGGACAACTCCCAAAAACAATTGGCCGGTTATGCAGTTTGCAATCATTTGACCTTTCAAGAAATAATCACAGTGGTGAGTTTTCGGAGTTTATTAATCAAGTATTATTTGGCTGTGCTGGGAACTCATTAACATCATTATATCTCTCTGGCAATCAACTGACTGGAAGAATACCTGAAAGAATAGGTTCATTGTCCAACTTGGAAGATTTGAATGTTAGTATGAACTCTTTGACAGGAGTGATTACGGAAGCTCATTTCTCAAACCTCTCCAAACTGCAAAAGTTGGATTTATCTTCCAATTCACTAACTTTGAACATTCGTTCTGATTGGCTTCCTCCTTTTCAACTTGTTAGAATAAGCTTAATGTCTTGCAAAATGGGGCCATATTTCCCAAAATGGCTTCGAACATCTCTGAGAAGCTTTAACGAGCTTGATCTTTCTGATGCTGGAATTTCTGATATCATTCCAAGCTGGTTTCAAGATAACTCTATGAAAGTCTCTCAATCTCTTGTTTTAAATCTGAGTTCAAACCAATTGAAAGGGCCAATTCACTCGCTACCATCAGGACTGGTATATGTGGATCTGTCCAGTAATAAACTTTCAGGGAGGATCTCTTTTTTGTGTACAAGCAAAgatagaaatttaaaatttcttgATCTATCAAACAATTCTTTCTCCGGAGAACTTCCAAATTGTTGGAAGCATTTAGAAAATCTAATCATTCTTGACTTGAGTAACAATgctttttctggaaaatttcctATTTCAATTGGTTCCCTAGCTTCTCTTGAAACATTGAAGCTTAGCAAGAACAATTTTGCAGGAGAATTGCCTTCATCCTTGAAGAATTGTACAAACTTACAATTTTTTGATATTGGAGAAAATAGGATCACAGGAATGATACCTGAAGGGATGGGGATTAGCTTTTCCAAGTTGGCTATCCTCATTCTTCGATCTAATCAATTTAGTGGAAGCCTGCCTTTGGAATTATGCCATCTGAAAGACATTCAACTTTTGGATTTGTCTAGGAACTGCTTCTCTGGTACCATACCTCAATGCCTGAACAATCTGACTACTTTGGCTCAAAAAGGAAGTTCAAGCCTAAGCATCATGCACTCTGTATTTGCAACAATTTCTTATGTACATTACGAAGATGATGCATCTTTAATATGGAAAGGAAGAATGTACGTGTACAAAAGCACATTGGGACTTGTAAAGAGCATTGATTTCTCAAGCAACAGATTAGATGGGGAGATTCCTCGTCAAATCACTGATCTAATTGGATTGGTTTCTTTAAATCTATCAAGAAACTATCTAACAGGTCAATTGCCTCCTCAAATTGGGAAGTTGCAGTCGTTAGACTTCCTCGATCTGTCAAGAAACCATATATATGGAAGAATCCCTACAAGCCTTTCTCAGATTTATGGTCTTGGTGTCTTGGACTTGTCGAATAACAACTTATCAGGTAAAATCCCAATAGGTACTCAGCTTCAAAGCTTTGATCCCTCTACTTATGCAGAAAATCCTCAACTCTGTGGACTTCCACTACAAAAGACCTGCCCTACAGGAGAAACATGGTCCAAACAAGTTCCTAAAGAAGAaaaggatgagcttatatcgtTCGGATTTTATGTCAGCATGGGGCTTGGGTTTGTTGTTGGATTTTGGGGAGTTTGTGGCAGTTTGATATTCAACCGGTCATGGAGATACACATACTTTGGTTTCTTGAATGTTTTAAGGGATTGGCTTTATGTGAGGGCAATGTTGATTAGGCGGCAAAGAATGCTTTGA